A region of the Pseudorca crassidens isolate mPseCra1 chromosome 9, mPseCra1.hap1, whole genome shotgun sequence genome:
ATAAGGTGGCTGGTCTGATTAAGACAGCCGGGGGAATGACTGGTCACATGGCCTTATCACGCTTGGAGACGTGAAACCCCCTCACCTCATGGCTCGGCTGAGTTTTTCGTAGGTCATGctgctgttgtttttctttttcccccatagCTGGGCCACAGCCTCTGATTTCAAGAACCTGAAGATGCCTTCAGACCGGTCTTCCCACTTGATTAACCCTGGATTCTTGTCTGGGTTCAGGAGGATGTCGCGGATGAATTCCCATAAGTGAGTCCCTCGCGGATCTgaggtgaaggagaaaaaggagtttATTCATGGCTGAAGTCACTGCAAAGAAGGGCTAGAGGAAGCCTAGAGTAGAAATATCTCACAACAAGTCAGAGATACTCGATTCCATGCTACCCACCCGTGACGCCAAGTCACAGACTCCCCACTGGGTATTTAAGAATGAACTAGCacagttttttaattttacaaatcaGAAAGCTGAAGCATGGAGAATTCAActgacttgaccaaggtcacacagctaacaagtggcaaagccaagacaaaagaataggtcTTACACAGAGAAAAGATTTGTGTTTGCCAAGGGGGCACGGGTTGGGAGAGGGGGCGGAGTGGGAGGtcggggttagcagatgtaagctagtatatggaatggataaacaacaaggttctactgtagagcacagggaactatattcaatatcctgtgataaacaataataaaaaatattttaaaaaaagaacgtatatatatgtataactgaatcactttgctgtacagtagaaatgaacacaacactgtaaatcaactgtacttcaataaaaagaaatgtttaaaaaataggttTTAGATCTCCTAGGCTAGGAGGTGTATCTTCTAAATACGGTTAACAGATTGCTGGGCATTCATTTCAACTTGTTACTTCCCAGGAGAGCAACGCTCAACCACTTTTATTCAGAACCTCGTTTGTTTAGAACCTCAATCAATTAGACGGCCGCCACCCAGCAATTGTGTGTCAGCCGAATGGGCATCGGTAGGTCTTAGAATTCTAACTCCTAGAATATATTGGTGCGGGGTCTCACAGGGGTGGAGGGggcaatttgaaaatgaaacagcAACTGTAATGAAATTAGCAACCAAATTCAATTCTACCCTCACTGGATTTGTGACACACAACTCCCTCCCACACCCAATTTGAAGGGCTGTGTTCATTCTGTTCTGTGGGAGGACCTGGAGTAGCAGATAGCAGATAGCAGTCCAACTCCTTACAATTTCCAGATGACACCACCTTGATTTCTTTCCGTGTCCTCCCCCCGACCACCTCCACGTCTCTGATATTTCATACACTTTCATAAGGTTTTATTATCGGGGGAAATACAACTCCCCAAAAGCACTGTTGAATCTTAAGAATAAACAGTATTTCTTGGAACAATAACTCCACAAAAGTAAGAAGCCAAcattcagcaaaagaaaaaaagaatacacccCCAGCTGtttcttcccatctctctccttttcccaccCTTTTTTCTGGAGAAAGGGAAATTGCTCACCCCGTGCCTGCAAGAAGTTCTTGTTCACTGATGTCTCAGTTTTAGCACAAAGAGAACAGAATGAGGAGGCAATAACCACTGGGGCTCCACTTTGAGAAACAACTGCAGAGGGGGTTACTTAGACCGCAAGTGATGCCTCTCTTTTCACACCCTACCCAGTCTGAGGTGAAGAAATGCAGGTAGAAGGCAGAGGCAATATTTGTCTAAACACTGGTGGCCTCCAGTTATTCTCCACTCAAGGGGAAGGGCCAGGAGGCATCTGAAAGCCAGCCAACTTACTGTGCTTTTTGGTGTGGGACTTTGTTGGTTGGTCTTGCTGCTTTTTCATATCAGGCGACTCtgctaaagagaaaaatgagaactgCTTCATTTCCCTATTTCCCACAATTatcatcttcattcattcatccactcatttcaccagtatttattgagcacctactacatgcctaGCACTGTTCAGGCAGGTGGTCgtgtccaaaacaaaacagaggtgATAAGTGCTCTGGAGAAAAAATTTCAGGGTAAGAAATAGGGGTAGAAGTGTGGAGATAGGAATAATTTTGCCATTAAATATAAGGTGGTCACAGAACACGTCTCTGATATGGGGACCAGAAAGGTGTGAGGGGACAGTCATACAGAGAGGTTGTGGAAGAGCTTTCCATGCCTGAGAatagcaaaggccctgaggtcagtGTGCATAGAATAGAAGGAAGTCAGTGTGGCTGTGAACAAGGGGCAGAGGGGAGCAGGTGAGGTTCAGATCACTAAGGCCTTGTAGGACTTTTTGAGGATTTTAGCTCTTATTCTGTGAGAGGTGGGAAACCATtgaaggatttatttattttttatttatttatttttggctgcgttggtcttctttgctgcccgctggctttttctagttgaggcgagcgggggctactcttcgttgcggtgcatgggcttctcattacagtggcttcttgttgcagagcacggactccagatgtgtgggcttcagcagctgtggcacgtgggcttagtagctgtggctcacggcctctagagcgcaggctcagtagttgtggtgccgggcttagttgctccacggcacgtgggatcttcccggaccagggatcgaacccgtgtcccctgcattggcaggcagattcttaaccactgcaccaccagggaagtccccactgaaGGATTTAGGTCATTGAAAAGTTTtaggcttttatatatatatatataaaacaaaaatgtaaacatttataacAAAGAAAGATGACTTGTAAGCCAGAGGAGTGCCTTTTTTGGCATGCAAAGTTACCTTTTAATCAGCCTGACAAAGGGGCCATTGACTGGCCTGAGCTCAGTACAGAGGGCCACAGTGGACTATGGAAACACAGATTAGTTTAACAAATGACTCATTATGGTAACCCTTGAGATTATCAACAAAGAGGAGTTGACAGAGCCAAATCTGTGAAATAAAACTTgttaaagagaaaactaaatgatctagcagtgtgtgtatgtatgtgtggggggggtgtgggtgtgtgggtgtgtgggtgtgtcagTGGGCACTTCAAATGTCAGGACGACTAACGCAGATCTTACCAAAAAAAATTCTCACAATCAAAACTCTGCCAACTTGAATCCAGGGCAGCCCCTAAATGGTAGCCAATCCTGATAAGAAATTGGACCGGTATATTGCATCCCTTCTGTGTACATTACATCAGGGCTCCCTAACTTAAGGTTTGCTGACCCATGTGTGGACTTCAAGGGCATTTCAGACTGACTGAAACCACAGGCAAAGGAAGAAGGTCCACAGCTTTCAAGATTGTCAGTAGTGATCCATTATTCAATAAAGTTTGAATACCATTACCTCCTAAGGAAAATGGTTAAGAAGACTAGCTCCTGTTTCTTGaccacttactatgtaccaggcactgtggtcAGCACTTTCCATGAATCACCTGTTTTGATTCACACAATCGCCCTATGAAGAAGGCGATAGCAGGATCCAGAGGTTTCACTCATAACCACTATTCTATGCCATTTCCAAAGAGGGTTCCACATAAGAGATTTCATAAACGTCTTCCCTGCCAAGAATCAGGTTCAGTTCTGCAACCCACTGGTTAGTGGGGAAAAGTCTTTCCAATTTGATGATTCTCTATTTCCCCGCGTGCATGGGTGCATTCACCTATCTGATCCCCCAGATTGTCACAACTCAGAGCTCCCAGCAGATTGAAAGTCGTGGTGGGATAGATGAGAGAGTTTTAATAAGATCTGGTTACAAGAGAAACCTCTTTTTCTGGTTAAATGTGCCaccatcctcccccaccccgccgcccctccccctcaACACTGTCAGCAGGAGGGTTCGCACCCGACTTGGATTTCTCTGAAACCTGAAAGAACAAATTCGCAGGAAATGCAAGGAGACTCCACTCTCCCTCCCTGTAGGTTTCAGGGTGAGGTTGCGACATCCCATCAGGATGTGACAATATTGCGACAGGTTGGCACCCACAGCGGTTTCCAAGTGATACATCATTCTGACAGGGCCACGTTGTTCTGCAGACAAAGAGTGGCATTTACCCAGCAGGCCACAAGCAAAGCTCATTTTCAAATGGCACCCAGGAGGGATGCAGGGCCATTATTTCAGAGCCAGCATTGAACTCACAAAAACCCAAGTGTAGGTGTCTCTCAGCTTTTTGGCCTCAATCATTGTTTACGGGTTACAAACTCATgtaatgcaagaatcagttactTCGGGGAGTTAAGGTACCTTTatgaataaaatggaaacctTGGCCCCTCTCCCCAGAAAAAGGCACATATGTGTACACTCGTGAAATTCTGCAACAATTTCAGGAGTGTGTGGGTCACTTAGGAGTCCATGGACTCCAGATTAAGAACCCCCAGACCAGCTACACCACGAGGAAATGTTCTCTTTGAGATGTCAGCCATTTAACCCAAGCTAGATTTCCATCCAGCTTAAGAAAGACCTCCCGCGAAAAAAGTCCCCCCAATAAAAATGTGTGCATCATCGTAGGCAAGAATATGCAGCCAAGGGCAAAAGAAACTTGAATTTCTTCCAGCCTCTTCTTCCAGCCCCCAGGGCATGCGCGACAAGCTGTGGAATCACCCACCTGCCTCAGCACTAAAATCCTTTGATCTGAAACCTCACCTTAATATGATGGCCTTGCCCCCTGTATCTTCCCCCGGCCCCCAAATAAAAGTCAAAACCTTTGAAGTTAGCCGCGTGGTTAAGTGATTCATCCTTATAAAATAATGGCTTGCTCTGGGGAAACTGTCCAGATTGGCCTTCTCCTGCTCCACTCCCAGGCACCTCAGGCCAAGGTCCAGTCCAGACGGGGCACCACCAAGGCACGAGTTTATGATGAGCTCCAGAGCATGACTTCATCTAAGCTGCTTCACAAGAAGCAAAGATTAGAAGCATTTGCATATTATTCAGCTGTGAGCCATTTCTTTACGGGATATACAAATTTCAGCGTTATAATAGACCATGCCACCCTCGCTCTAGGCTCAGCGAGTCGGTAAATAAACACATCAATCCCGAATTAGCGTCATTGGCTCGAGGACTATCGGGCAGATCCGGAACACTGGCGGCGGCCATTTTATGAAATGAGCAGATGACAGAGACATCAAAACAGAGCCCGCTTCCCCACCTGTGTTTATCAGCGAGGGCGTCAGTTGACATGTGGCCTCGCCTCGGCGCGGCTTGTGACTTGCACTAAAACACATAAAGATACTTAACTGCGCTCCATTTCATGGGAGCTGGAAATCCAAAGACTCAGACAAATGACAAGGGtctttggcggggggggggggggggggggggcggttctGGTCCCGTCCAGTAGAGACTAAACTATTCTGAAAGGAACTGATCCTTACAAGGCTGTAATTAACTACCCTACCTGGAAGGCTGTTACCCCAAGGAATTCAGCAACCCAGACACTGAAATGATTCTTTAAGTGATCATTCGGATCGGGGTCCTGGAGGGCTCATCTCATTCTCCAGCCTGTGTTACCATTTCGGGATAGGAATGTGGAGTAAGGTGATCAAGAATCAAGGGAGGTGCAGGAGAGCAGATCTGTAAAGCCCATTTGAAGAAGGACTATTCAAAAGGAGAATAGTTGAACTCAGGAGACAGTGAGTTAGTTCCCTGTTACTACAAATATGAAAGCCGACATTGGTCCCTGTTGATTGGGAGATTCCAGCAGGTTAAGTCAGGATGCAGGAGACAGCAGTGTGGCCTGGCTGGGAGGGCAGCAGAGTTGTTGATTACGGCTTTTCCTCTCCCAGGTGCCTAGAGACCTAACCATCCCTGAGGCTCAGGAAGTGGCTGGTTCAACTTTATTCTTCCTTGGAATCTTCTGCCCTAAGCCAAAGACCCAGGACGTGGGAGGTGACACCTCAGGAGGTGTGTCAGGAAGCCAGAGGGCGACCGTGGTGGTTTCTTCAGCTCTGAAAACCTTGGTCTTGACTGGGTGGCAACGATTGCCACAGAAATTTTACCCTGACTGGCTCAGTTCCCCCAGCATGGCAAATGCACTGCAGAACCTTTCCAGTGTTTGATCTAGTTCCCTAATTTCAGCAAATACTTAGAGTGACACATAAGGCGATGGGCCTCTGTGTGGAGGGGGAGGTCGAGAAATGAATTGGCCTCCATTCTTAACCTCAATTCCAGAAGCATTTACCCTGGCTCCCAGCCCTGTCTCATTCAAAGGGCTTGACCCGAACAAAACCTCAAACCAAAAGCTTGCATTTTTTCAGTTCTCAAAAGCAcactcaacaaaatgaaaaaaaaaaaaggaaggaggaagggttgTTGTTTGATTCTTCCTTTCACAGACACTCTTTTAAATCCCAGTTCTGAAGTTGCCCCAAATTCAATTCCGGGAAAAGACAGATTCACTTGTGACGGGTCTAAGCTCCATTTCACAGAGCCAAACAGATTCACAAATTTGCACCGAGATCAAGGGACAACATGAAACCCTCTCTTCACCTCCCCCATGCACTCATTCCTACCAGTGGACCTATTTGTAAGTGGACAAGGAGAAATAATCTGAAATACAATCTGAAGACTCCTCTCCCAGACTCTCAACAGACCAACCCTCCCGCTCAGTGTAACCTTGATTGAGAGTCATGGGTAGACCCCAGATGCATCCAGTCCTAACCAAACACAACTCATATGAACATAATTCATAATGTGCAGGTGGTCTGACTAATTAGAGAGTCCTGATGAGCCGACAAGGTCAGACTTTAAAACTGACCTGTGATTCCCAGGGTTCCAGAAGTTTTCAGCTACTGCCCCTCCACCCAGAGACCATCATCCCAGGTTCACTGACCTCTGAATTCCACTGTTAGACATTCAGTCTCTAAAGCCAAAGACAGCTTGCTGAAAATTAAATAGAGCCTTCTCCCCCATAAGGATACCCACATATGAATAATTTTATTGGATAATTTCACAAAAGCAAGTTTTTACTGAAGAGAGAGTTTCTATTGTCACAGAGAGTGACTTGGTTTCACAGGAGCAAAACACATTTCCTAGAGGCATCCTTGCTGGTCATTTTCAATGTACAAATATGGGCCCGAAAGCAGATTCTCTATAAATTTTTCCTAGCCTTTTAATGGGAAAGACTCCAGCAAAGTTGGAAATGTAGGGCATTGGTAATTCTCATTAATTCACAGTAAGCACTTGCAGGAGGTACACTCAGCCTCGGATGTCAGGACAACTTACCAATGGGAAGGTGACCGCTGGTTGTCATGGAGATCTGGGCCCGGCAGAAAGTTTTGCTGTCCAACAACTCTGTGGCAATGAAAACATAAAGGACATTAAGAGTCCCCTCCTTACAACATAAATTTTGGGCTGTTAGAAAACCAGAATAAGAATGTAAAAGGGTCTTAAGCGTTGGGGAGTTAGTTACCTACTGTGCTACCATAGTTGGTGTCATATAAatagttttcttctttccagGTGTTCATGATGGAAGGGTCTACAAAGGACAGAAAATGGGAATGTCAGCAATCACCTTCCCCAGGTGAGGAGTTTGCCTTTTCTTACTCACTGTTCATCAGAGAGGTGTGGGACAAGGGGCTGGTTCTCAGAGAGAAGAGATAAGATTCTGCTTCAGCCACATGTTACCTTATCATAATGTTACCCCAGTTTTCTT
Encoded here:
- the EHF gene encoding ETS homologous factor isoform X3; translation: MSLQEFTRAAGTAGQLLYSNLQHLKWNGQCSSDLFQSTHNVIVKTEQADPSIMNTWKEENYLYDTNYGSTVELLDSKTFCRAQISMTTSGHLPIAESPDMKKQQDQPTKSHTKKHNPRGTHLWEFIRDILLNPDKNPGLIKWEDRSEGIFRFLKSEAVAQLWGKKKNNSSMTYEKLSRAMRYYYKREILERVDGRRLVYKFGKNARGWRENEN